CGGTCGCGCACCATCCGCTCGACCTGGACCTCGGTCGGGACGTCGACGACGACCACCTCGTCGAAGGACGCGGCCCGGTCGCCCTCCGCGAGCAGCGGGATGTCGTGGACGACCACCGCGTCCGGGGGCGCCTCCGCCTCGAGCTCGGCACCCCGCTGGTGGACGAGCGGGTGGATGATCGCCTCGAGCCGCTTGCGAGCCCCGGGATCGCCGAAGACCAGCCGGCCCATCGCCGGCCGGTCGAGGTCGCCCTCGTGCGTCAGCACCTCGGGGCCGAACTCCTCGACCACCGCCGCCAGCCCGGGCGTGCCGCGGGCCACGACCTCACGTGCCAGCACGTCGGCGTCGATCACGACGGCTCCCAGCTCGGCGAGCATCCGCGAGACGGTGCTCTTGCCGGAGGCGATGCCCCCGGTCAGGCCGACCCGTACGGTCACTGGTCCTCCCCCACGACGACGGTCAGGATCTCGTGGAGCGTACGACGCTGGGTGGGGGTGAGCACGTCGAGGACCCGCTCGGACGCATCACGGCGTACGTCGTCGATCTGCGCCACCAGCGCGCGCCCGGTGTCGGTGAGGGTCAGCGTGGTCGCCCGTCGGTCCGTCGGATCGGGCGCCCGGTCCACCCAGCCACGCTCCT
This genomic interval from Nocardioides palaemonis contains the following:
- the coaE gene encoding dephospho-CoA kinase; its protein translation is MTVRVGLTGGIASGKSTVSRMLAELGAVVIDADVLAREVVARGTPGLAAVVEEFGPEVLTHEGDLDRPAMGRLVFGDPGARKRLEAIIHPLVHQRGAELEAEAPPDAVVVHDIPLLAEGDRAASFDEVVVVDVPTEVQVERMVRDRDWTREEAEARIAAQAGREQRLAIATRVLDNTGTQEDLRRAVEELHADLVAGA